One Cellulomonas sp. Y8 DNA segment encodes these proteins:
- a CDS encoding LLM class flavin-dependent oxidoreductase, producing MELGLYTFGDIHPDPVSGAVTSPAQRLRDVLERVRLAEEVGLDHVGIGEHHRPDYAISSPATVIAAALAQTERISVGSAVTVLSTEDPVRLYQQFATMDLLSGGRVELLAGRGSFIESYPLFGASLDDYDDLFDEKIRLLLRIDRGNPVTWSGRFRPPLHAAEVLPRPLDKPGLGEHLRIAVATGGNPASSDRAGRLGLPVSYAIIGGRPADFAPLVRLYRAAHTEAGHDPATQRVEVAGMGFVADDAKQAREFFFPYWLSTMRRIAAERGFAIPNRIAFESQAAKGGAYFVGSPHEVADRIVALHAALGHDRQIFQMDLSGVPQRESLRAIELLGTQVAPLVREALG from the coding sequence ATGGAGCTCGGCCTGTACACGTTCGGCGACATCCACCCCGACCCGGTGTCCGGCGCGGTCACCTCCCCCGCGCAGCGCCTGCGCGACGTGCTGGAGCGGGTCCGCCTCGCCGAGGAGGTCGGCCTGGACCACGTCGGCATCGGCGAGCACCACCGCCCCGACTACGCCATCTCCTCCCCCGCGACCGTGATCGCCGCGGCGCTCGCCCAGACCGAGCGGATCAGCGTCGGCAGCGCCGTGACCGTGCTGTCGACCGAGGACCCGGTCCGGCTCTACCAGCAGTTCGCGACGATGGACCTGCTGTCCGGCGGCCGCGTGGAGCTGCTCGCGGGGCGCGGGTCGTTCATCGAGTCGTACCCGCTGTTCGGCGCCTCGCTCGACGACTACGACGACCTGTTCGACGAGAAGATCCGGCTGCTGCTCCGGATCGACCGCGGCAACCCGGTCACCTGGTCCGGCCGGTTCCGGCCGCCGCTGCACGCCGCCGAGGTGCTGCCGCGCCCGCTCGACAAGCCCGGGCTCGGCGAGCACCTGCGGATCGCGGTCGCCACCGGCGGCAACCCGGCGTCCTCCGACCGGGCGGGCCGGCTCGGCCTGCCCGTGTCCTACGCGATCATCGGCGGCCGGCCCGCGGACTTCGCCCCGCTGGTGCGGCTGTACCGGGCCGCGCACACGGAGGCCGGCCACGACCCCGCGACTCAGCGCGTCGAGGTCGCGGGCATGGGGTTCGTCGCCGACGACGCGAAGCAGGCGCGGGAGTTCTTCTTCCCGTACTGGCTCAGCACGATGCGCCGGATCGCCGCCGAGCGCGGGTTCGCGATCCCGAACCGGATCGCGTTCGAGTCCCAGGCCGCGAAGGGCGGGGCCTACTTCGTCGGGTCGCCGCACGAGGTCGCGGACCGCATCGTCGCGCTGCACGCCGCGCTCGGGCACGACCGGCAGATCTTCCAGATGGACCTGAGCGGCGTGCCGCAGCGGGAGAGCCTGCGCGCGATCGAGCTGCTCGGCACCCAGGTGGCCCCGCTCGTCCGCGAGGCCCTGGGCTGA
- a CDS encoding ROK family transcriptional regulator, protein MTTTTPSATSGHRGVGRTLRPTGKVLPEHARAHNRSLVLQHLFHQGPSSRADLARSTGLTRVTVSDLVSVLISEGLVAELGVRPEGRVGKPATLVGMRTEEFQVVAVDLADDASLRGAVMTLTGAVVARRTVSLDGRTGDAAVAVLEDLCRELLAAADRPVVGVGIGSPGVIDAAGVVVEAPNRGWYDLPLAALLAERLGVPVQVANDANTHALGEYTYGGASGAGLMVVTVGQGLGAGIVLDGALVRGRAHAAGEIGHVTVVDDRDVRAGDPEPRPCACGRAGCLETLLSLPALRRATAGRSPEESDAVLASVGRKLGVALAPVVSALNLAEVLLSGPPELLDGALRVEALATLRARTLPLLGQDLVLRMGSLDEDGALSGAAALVLSGQLGVT, encoded by the coding sequence ATGACGACGACGACGCCGTCCGCCACCTCGGGCCACCGGGGGGTCGGGCGCACACTCCGCCCGACGGGCAAGGTGCTCCCCGAGCACGCCCGGGCGCACAACCGGTCGCTCGTCCTGCAGCACCTGTTCCACCAGGGCCCGTCGTCCCGTGCCGACCTCGCGCGCAGCACCGGCCTCACCCGGGTCACGGTCTCCGACCTGGTGTCCGTGCTCATCTCCGAGGGCCTGGTCGCCGAGCTCGGCGTCCGCCCGGAGGGGAGGGTCGGCAAGCCGGCGACGCTCGTCGGGATGCGGACCGAGGAGTTCCAGGTCGTGGCGGTCGACCTCGCGGACGACGCCAGCCTGCGCGGCGCGGTCATGACGCTCACCGGCGCGGTCGTCGCCCGGCGCACCGTCTCCCTCGACGGCCGGACCGGCGACGCCGCGGTCGCGGTGCTCGAGGACCTGTGCCGCGAGCTGCTCGCCGCCGCGGACCGGCCCGTCGTCGGCGTCGGCATCGGATCGCCCGGCGTGATCGACGCCGCGGGGGTCGTCGTCGAGGCGCCCAACCGCGGCTGGTACGACCTGCCGCTGGCCGCGCTGCTCGCCGAGCGGCTCGGCGTGCCGGTGCAGGTCGCCAACGACGCGAACACCCACGCGCTGGGGGAGTACACCTACGGGGGCGCGTCCGGCGCGGGCCTCATGGTCGTCACCGTCGGCCAGGGCCTCGGCGCCGGGATCGTGCTGGACGGCGCGTTGGTGCGCGGCCGCGCGCACGCCGCCGGGGAGATCGGGCACGTCACCGTGGTCGACGACCGCGACGTGCGAGCAGGCGACCCCGAGCCCCGGCCGTGCGCGTGCGGGCGCGCCGGCTGCCTGGAGACGCTGCTCTCCCTGCCCGCGCTGCGCCGCGCCACCGCCGGCCGCAGCCCCGAGGAGTCCGACGCGGTGCTCGCGTCGGTCGGACGGAAGCTGGGCGTGGCCCTCGCTCCCGTCGTCAGTGCCCTCAACCTCGCCGAGGTCCTGCTCTCGGGTCCCCCGGAGCTGCTGGACGGAGCCCTCAGGGTCGAGGCGCTCGCCACGCTCCGGGCCCGGACCCTGCCCCTGCTGGGGCAGGACCTCGTGCTGCGGATGGGTTCGCTGGACGAGGACGGGGCGCTCTCCGGCGCCGCGGCCCTCGTGCTGTCCGGTCAGCTCGGGGTCACGTGA
- a CDS encoding extracellular solute-binding protein: MAAVGVAAALVLTACSSGDDGGSTGSDGTPEAAEITLWLNGADTPDELRDYLKTTFEEENPGSTLVIEEQDWNDVVTKLTTALPDEANTPDVVEIGNTQSPTFTTIGAFRDLTPLYDELGGDDLLPSFVEVGKADGKNYALPYYFGSRYMFYRADLWAAAGLEKPTTLDEFAQDVAALKTDSQSGFAIGGQDWRNGISWVFANGGELATEDGGEWTSTLSDPNTIKGLEQWQDVYAGSSNVPATERDVAYWDFLNDGTDGAAPAAATIMAPGWARWSIGDLKTDDAGEEVRDGMEDESKFDIFALPGVDGGIAPVFAGGSNIAISAKSQHPELSENLLRIIFSPDYQEMLGQSGLGPANAQYVDALGDDKFATTMIETAAASKLTPAAPGWAAVEAAFVYEELFQAIAEGGDVTELAAQYDEKITPMLNGQ, encoded by the coding sequence ATGGCAGCCGTCGGTGTGGCGGCGGCGCTCGTGCTGACCGCCTGCTCGTCGGGCGACGACGGCGGCTCGACCGGGTCCGACGGGACCCCCGAGGCCGCGGAGATCACGCTCTGGCTCAACGGGGCGGACACCCCCGACGAGCTGCGCGACTACCTCAAGACGACCTTCGAGGAGGAGAACCCCGGGTCGACCCTCGTCATCGAGGAGCAGGACTGGAACGACGTCGTCACCAAGCTGACGACGGCGCTGCCGGACGAGGCGAACACGCCCGACGTGGTCGAGATCGGCAACACGCAGTCGCCGACGTTCACCACCATCGGCGCGTTCCGCGACCTCACCCCGCTCTACGACGAGCTGGGCGGCGACGACCTGCTGCCGTCGTTCGTCGAGGTGGGCAAGGCCGACGGCAAGAACTACGCGCTGCCCTACTACTTCGGCTCGCGCTACATGTTCTACCGGGCCGACCTTTGGGCGGCGGCGGGCCTGGAGAAGCCCACGACGCTCGACGAGTTCGCGCAGGACGTCGCGGCGCTCAAGACCGACAGCCAGTCGGGCTTCGCGATCGGCGGCCAGGACTGGCGCAACGGCATCTCCTGGGTGTTCGCGAACGGTGGCGAGCTCGCCACCGAGGACGGCGGAGAGTGGACCTCGACGCTGTCCGACCCGAACACGATCAAGGGCCTCGAGCAGTGGCAGGACGTCTACGCGGGCTCGTCCAACGTGCCGGCCACCGAGCGCGACGTGGCGTACTGGGACTTCCTGAACGACGGCACCGACGGCGCCGCCCCGGCCGCCGCGACGATCATGGCGCCAGGCTGGGCCCGGTGGTCGATCGGCGACCTGAAGACGGACGACGCCGGCGAGGAGGTCCGCGACGGCATGGAGGACGAGTCGAAGTTCGACATCTTCGCCCTCCCCGGCGTGGACGGCGGCATCGCGCCGGTGTTCGCGGGCGGGTCGAACATCGCCATCTCGGCGAAGTCCCAGCACCCGGAGCTCTCCGAGAACCTCCTGCGCATCATCTTCTCGCCGGACTACCAGGAGATGCTCGGCCAGAGCGGTCTGGGCCCGGCGAACGCGCAGTACGTCGACGCCCTCGGCGACGACAAGTTCGCCACCACGATGATCGAGACCGCGGCGGCCTCCAAGCTCACCCCGGCGGCCCCGGGCTGGGCGGCCGTCGAGGCGGCGTTCGTCTACGAGGAGCTGTTCCAGGCGATCGCCGAGGGCGGTGACGTGACCGAGCTCGCCGCGCAGTACGACGAGAAGATCACGCCGATGCTCAACGGCCAGTGA
- a CDS encoding carbohydrate ABC transporter permease: MSTTAARPGPATPPAPPAAPAPAAHRPRRRRPGLTAYVLLVPAVFVLLAGMGYPLYWQVVTSMQEFGLAQQFGQPPTFVGLDNYARIFTDDRLWAVVARSIVFCLVNAFATVILGVLFALLMKAVHPVVRIVLQVALLLAWAMPMVAAVTVWKWLFDWRTGVVNWLLVQLGFDQYSGHAWLAQPLSFFFVATVIIVWMSVPFVALSVYAALTQVSDEVLEAARIDGAGPTRILWHITMPLIRPVLSIVLLLQIIWDLRVFAQIRLLQDSGAPVSETNLLGNFIFELGIGRQDFAGAAAVSIFVLALTVLLSWPYVRNLLKEDA; the protein is encoded by the coding sequence ATGTCCACCACCGCGGCCCGCCCCGGGCCGGCCACCCCGCCCGCGCCGCCGGCGGCCCCCGCGCCCGCCGCGCACCGGCCCCGCCGCCGCAGGCCCGGCCTCACCGCCTACGTCCTGCTGGTCCCCGCCGTCTTCGTCCTGCTCGCGGGCATGGGGTACCCGCTGTACTGGCAGGTCGTCACGTCGATGCAGGAGTTCGGCCTGGCGCAGCAGTTCGGCCAGCCGCCGACGTTCGTCGGGCTCGACAACTACGCGCGCATCTTCACCGACGACCGGCTGTGGGCCGTCGTCGCCCGCTCCATCGTGTTCTGCCTGGTCAACGCGTTCGCCACGGTGATCCTCGGTGTGCTGTTCGCGCTGCTGATGAAGGCCGTGCACCCGGTCGTCCGGATCGTGCTGCAGGTCGCCCTGCTGCTCGCCTGGGCCATGCCGATGGTCGCCGCCGTCACCGTGTGGAAGTGGCTGTTCGACTGGCGCACCGGCGTCGTGAACTGGCTGCTCGTCCAGCTGGGCTTCGACCAGTACAGCGGGCACGCGTGGCTCGCCCAGCCGCTGTCGTTCTTCTTCGTCGCGACCGTGATCATCGTGTGGATGTCGGTGCCGTTCGTGGCGCTGTCGGTCTACGCCGCGCTGACGCAGGTGTCCGACGAGGTGCTCGAGGCCGCCCGCATCGACGGCGCCGGCCCGACCCGGATCCTCTGGCACATCACGATGCCGCTGATCCGCCCCGTGCTGTCGATCGTGCTGCTGCTGCAGATCATCTGGGACCTGCGGGTGTTCGCGCAGATCCGGCTGCTGCAGGACAGCGGCGCGCCGGTCAGCGAGACCAACCTGCTGGGCAACTTCATCTTCGAGCTCGGCATCGGCCGGCAGGACTTCGCCGGCGCGGCCGCCGTGTCGATCTTCGTGCTCGCGCTGACCGTGCTGCTGAGCTGGCCGTACGTCCGGAACCTGCTGAAGGAGGACGCATGA
- a CDS encoding carbohydrate ABC transporter permease yields MSATTSPAGPAGSVDPVAAPPARAGTPAVPSASGPGPRRGAAGGRVGRRVRRALLGLLAVVIAVVWAFPVYWMVLSSVLPGSRLRSTTPTFLPTGATLANFRSVLDGAGFGTALRMSLAITAVTVVAVLVFAFLAALAISRFRFRGRLTFVIAVLFVQMLPAEGLFIAQYKMLSSVNLLNSVIGVSVLYTAAVVPFTIWMLRGFVAGVPIELEEAAMVDGLSRVKAFLRITFPLLAPGLVASGVYAFLQAWNEFTVALVALPAESARTLPLWLRSFLASSANRGVDWGEVMAASTLIAVPVIVFFLLVQGRMTSGLVSGAVKG; encoded by the coding sequence ATGAGCGCCACCACGTCCCCCGCGGGCCCCGCCGGGTCGGTGGACCCGGTCGCCGCCCCGCCGGCCCGCGCCGGCACACCGGCCGTGCCGAGCGCGTCCGGGCCCGGACCGCGCCGGGGAGCCGCCGGGGGCCGGGTCGGCCGCCGGGTCCGCCGCGCGCTGCTCGGGCTGCTGGCCGTCGTCATCGCCGTCGTGTGGGCGTTCCCCGTCTACTGGATGGTGCTGTCCTCGGTGCTGCCGGGCTCCCGGCTGCGGTCCACGACGCCGACGTTCCTGCCCACCGGCGCCACCCTCGCGAACTTCCGGTCCGTGCTCGACGGCGCCGGCTTCGGCACCGCGCTGCGGATGAGCCTGGCGATCACCGCCGTCACCGTCGTGGCCGTGCTGGTGTTCGCGTTCCTCGCGGCGCTCGCGATCAGCCGGTTCCGGTTCCGCGGGCGGCTGACGTTCGTCATCGCGGTGCTGTTCGTGCAGATGCTGCCCGCCGAGGGCCTGTTCATCGCGCAGTACAAGATGCTGTCCTCGGTCAACCTGCTGAACAGCGTCATCGGCGTCTCGGTCCTGTACACCGCGGCCGTCGTGCCGTTCACGATCTGGATGCTGCGCGGGTTCGTCGCCGGCGTGCCGATCGAGCTCGAGGAGGCCGCCATGGTCGACGGGCTCAGCCGGGTGAAGGCGTTCCTGCGGATCACGTTCCCGCTGCTCGCGCCCGGCCTGGTCGCGTCGGGGGTGTACGCGTTCCTGCAGGCGTGGAACGAGTTCACCGTCGCGCTCGTCGCGCTCCCCGCCGAGTCCGCCCGCACGCTGCCGCTGTGGCTGCGGTCGTTCCTCGCGTCGTCCGCGAACCGCGGCGTCGACTGGGGCGAGGTCATGGCCGCGTCGACACTCATCGCCGTCCCCGTGATCGTCTTCTTCCTGCTGGTGCAGGGCAGGATGACGTCGGGGCTGGTGTCCGGAGCGGTGAAGGGCTGA
- a CDS encoding ROK family protein translates to MDELMTWPRGASAGPEGSGVPAPAGAVAAGPGAVAPLGGAPVVAAGVATTVEGGPDLAAGWSVGLDVGGTKTLGVLVAPDGAVGPSVRLAARSGGDGVAGTAAEAVRALVAEAGLPAGALAGVGIGLPGIVDPATGRVEHAVNLGIESAVPLAAQVSAALDGVPVRLENDLNVAALGAAHLLPDPAPDLAFLALGTGLAAGLVLDGRLRRGASGVAGEIGHMVHVPGGLPCPCGQRGCLEQYASGGALSAAWPGPGDRPAPVALFEAADSGDAGAVAVRDRFAGAVAAAVRVLLLTTDVAHVVVGGGVAELGDPLLRMVRARLDDEARDSAFLAAMHMAERVTLAPRGVPVGAVGAALVGRKES, encoded by the coding sequence GTGGACGAGCTGATGACCTGGCCGCGCGGCGCGTCCGCGGGGCCGGAGGGGTCGGGCGTGCCGGCGCCGGCCGGGGCCGTGGCCGCCGGGCCCGGGGCGGTCGCGCCGCTCGGGGGAGCACCGGTGGTCGCCGCCGGGGTGGCCACCACCGTCGAGGGCGGTCCGGACCTCGCCGCCGGGTGGTCCGTCGGGCTCGACGTGGGCGGCACCAAGACGCTCGGCGTGCTCGTCGCGCCGGACGGCGCCGTGGGCCCGTCGGTGCGGCTCGCCGCCCGGTCCGGGGGCGACGGCGTCGCCGGGACCGCCGCGGAGGCCGTGCGGGCGCTGGTCGCGGAGGCCGGCCTGCCCGCGGGTGCGCTGGCGGGCGTGGGCATCGGGCTGCCCGGGATCGTCGACCCCGCGACGGGTCGCGTCGAGCACGCGGTGAACCTCGGGATCGAGTCGGCGGTACCGCTCGCGGCACAGGTGTCGGCCGCGCTCGACGGGGTGCCGGTGCGGCTCGAGAACGACCTCAACGTGGCCGCGCTCGGCGCGGCGCACCTGCTGCCCGACCCGGCGCCCGACCTCGCGTTCCTCGCGCTCGGCACCGGCCTGGCCGCGGGCCTCGTGCTGGACGGCCGGCTGCGCCGCGGCGCCTCGGGCGTGGCCGGCGAGATCGGCCACATGGTGCACGTCCCCGGTGGGCTGCCGTGCCCCTGCGGGCAGCGCGGCTGCCTCGAGCAGTACGCGTCCGGCGGGGCGCTGTCCGCCGCGTGGCCCGGTCCCGGCGACCGCCCGGCCCCGGTGGCCCTGTTCGAGGCGGCCGACTCCGGGGATGCTGGTGCCGTGGCGGTGCGCGACCGGTTCGCCGGGGCCGTGGCCGCCGCGGTGCGCGTGCTCCTGCTCACCACCGACGTCGCGCACGTCGTCGTCGGGGGCGGGGTCGCCGAGCTCGGCGACCCGCTGCTGCGGATGGTGCGCGCGCGGCTGGACGACGAGGCCCGGGACTCCGCGTTCCTGGCCGCGATGCACATGGCGGAACGGGTGACCCTCGCGCCGCGCGGAGTGCCGGTGGGTGCCGTGGGCGCCGCGCTGGTCGGACGGAAGGAGTCCTGA
- the nagB gene encoding glucosamine-6-phosphate deaminase: MEVVIAPGPELARLTADAIERVVSGRAADGGHAVLGIATGSSPLAVYDELARRHAEEGLSFAGVRAFMLDEYVGLPADHPERYRNVIEKEFASRVDIDPADVHGPDGLASDIPGACAAYEAAIADAGGVDVQILGVGTDGHIAFNEPGSSLASRTRIKTLTRQTREDNARFFGGDVSQVPTHCLTQGLATIMSARHVVLLASGKHKAEAVHQLVEGSVSAMWPGTILQHHPHATVLVDEAAAGRLQLASYYRETFDAKPGWQGI; encoded by the coding sequence ATGGAGGTCGTCATCGCCCCGGGCCCGGAGCTCGCGCGGCTGACCGCCGACGCGATCGAGCGGGTCGTGAGCGGGCGCGCCGCGGACGGCGGGCACGCGGTGCTCGGCATCGCCACCGGGTCCAGCCCGCTGGCCGTCTACGACGAGCTCGCCCGCCGGCACGCGGAGGAGGGGCTGTCCTTCGCCGGGGTGCGCGCCTTCATGCTCGACGAGTACGTCGGCCTGCCCGCCGACCACCCCGAGCGGTACCGGAACGTCATCGAGAAGGAGTTCGCGTCCCGCGTCGACATCGACCCGGCCGACGTGCACGGGCCCGACGGCCTCGCGTCGGACATCCCGGGCGCGTGCGCGGCGTACGAGGCGGCCATCGCGGACGCCGGCGGCGTGGACGTGCAGATCCTCGGCGTCGGCACCGACGGGCACATCGCGTTCAACGAGCCCGGGTCGTCGCTGGCGTCCCGCACCCGGATCAAGACGCTGACCCGGCAGACCCGCGAGGACAACGCCCGGTTCTTCGGCGGCGACGTCTCGCAGGTGCCGACGCACTGCCTCACCCAGGGCCTCGCGACGATCATGTCCGCGCGGCACGTCGTCCTGCTGGCGAGCGGGAAGCACAAGGCCGAGGCCGTGCACCAGCTCGTCGAGGGCTCGGTCAGCGCCATGTGGCCCGGCACGATCCTGCAGCACCACCCGCACGCGACGGTCCTGGTCGACGAGGCCGCCGCCGGGCGGCTGCAGCTCGCGTCGTACTACCGGGAGACGTTCGACGCGAAGCCGGGCTGGCAGGGGATCTGA
- a CDS encoding DUF2200 domain-containing protein: protein MFGTPFAAIYPHYVTKVERKGRDVADLGEVLEWLTGYDEAGLAAALADDRTLAEFFERAPAMNPNTALIRGVVCGVRVEEIEDPLMQQIRWMDKLVDELARGKKLQSILRSP, encoded by the coding sequence ATCTTCGGGACGCCGTTCGCGGCGATCTACCCGCACTACGTGACGAAGGTCGAGCGCAAGGGCCGTGACGTCGCCGACCTCGGCGAGGTCCTCGAGTGGCTGACCGGCTACGACGAGGCGGGTCTGGCCGCGGCCCTGGCGGACGACCGGACGCTCGCGGAGTTCTTCGAGCGGGCCCCGGCGATGAACCCGAACACGGCGCTGATCCGGGGCGTGGTCTGCGGCGTGCGGGTGGAGGAGATCGAGGACCCGCTCATGCAGCAGATCCGCTGGATGGACAAGCTGGTCGACGAGCTGGCCCGCGGCAAGAAGCTCCAGAGCATCCTCCGCTCCCCGTAG
- a CDS encoding DUF3039 domain-containing protein: MSEPLPPSTEPDRLSDPGTGAGTGLLERPAEQTAEPGDHERFAHYVRKEKIMESAMSGKPVVALCGKVWVPGRDPNKFPVCPVCKEIYEGLREPQDGGDGDSGKGSGGGRRWGFGRGKGSGDSSGGQ; encoded by the coding sequence ATGAGTGAGCCCCTGCCGCCGAGCACCGAGCCGGACCGACTCTCGGACCCCGGCACCGGCGCCGGGACCGGGCTGCTCGAGCGGCCCGCCGAGCAGACCGCCGAGCCCGGGGACCACGAGCGCTTCGCGCACTACGTGCGCAAGGAGAAGATCATGGAGTCGGCGATGTCCGGCAAGCCCGTGGTCGCGCTCTGCGGGAAGGTGTGGGTGCCGGGCCGGGACCCGAACAAGTTCCCCGTGTGCCCGGTGTGCAAGGAGATCTACGAGGGCCTCCGCGAGCCGCAGGACGGCGGCGACGGGGACTCCGGCAAGGGCTCGGGCGGCGGACGCCGCTGGGGCTTCGGCCGCGGCAAGGGGTCCGGCGACTCCTCCGGCGGACAGTGA
- a CDS encoding DEAD/DEAH box helicase, protein MSAADRPASAPSTHASPSAASQLPPAFPARAPWGTAGKLRAWQAEALEQYLTTEPRDFLAVATPGAGKTTFALRIATELLQAGIVRRVTVVAPTEHLKHQWADAAARVGIKLDPNFKNSQGRHGHGFDGVALTYAGVASKPALHAARTTAARTLVILDEVHHGGDALSWGDAVHEAFEGATRRLSLTGTPFRSDTAQIPFVEYERGVDGIRRSKADYTYGYSEALRDHVVRPVLFLTYSGSMRWRTKAGDEVSARLGEPLTKDMTAQAWRTALNPDGEWIPSVIAAADRRLTEVRRTVPDAGAMIIATDQTDARAYAGHIARLTGKSPTVVLSDDDGASARIDEFSASDERWLVAVRMVSEGVDVPRLAVGVYATSTSTPLFFAQAIGRFVRARKRGETASVFLPSVAPLLALANSMEVERDHALDRPLTAEEQGEGYNPEDALVAQANRAEKGSDALQGTFEALEAQASFDRVLFDGGEFGTGADVGSDEELDFLGLPGLLDPDQVTTLLRQRQASQQSAKRSKAQPAEDRAEMDHRKQAELRKELAQLVGAWSRKSGQPHGAVHTELRRRCGGPEVALADPKQLEARVAMLRGWFVGKR, encoded by the coding sequence GTGAGCGCCGCGGACCGCCCCGCCTCCGCACCCAGCACGCACGCCTCGCCGTCGGCAGCATCGCAGCTGCCCCCGGCGTTCCCTGCGCGTGCGCCCTGGGGGACGGCGGGCAAGCTGCGCGCCTGGCAGGCCGAGGCCCTCGAGCAGTACCTGACCACCGAGCCGCGGGACTTCCTCGCGGTGGCGACGCCGGGTGCGGGCAAGACGACCTTCGCGCTGCGCATCGCGACCGAGCTGCTGCAGGCCGGCATCGTGCGCCGCGTGACCGTCGTCGCGCCCACCGAGCACCTCAAGCACCAGTGGGCGGACGCCGCCGCGCGGGTCGGCATCAAGCTCGACCCGAACTTCAAGAACTCCCAGGGCCGGCACGGGCACGGCTTCGACGGCGTGGCGCTGACCTACGCCGGCGTCGCGTCCAAGCCCGCGCTGCACGCCGCCCGCACGACCGCGGCGCGCACCCTGGTCATCCTCGACGAGGTGCACCACGGCGGCGACGCGCTGTCCTGGGGCGACGCCGTGCACGAGGCGTTCGAGGGCGCCACCCGCCGGCTCTCCCTGACCGGCACCCCGTTCCGGTCCGACACGGCGCAGATCCCGTTCGTCGAGTACGAGCGCGGCGTCGACGGCATCCGCCGCAGCAAGGCCGACTACACCTACGGGTACTCCGAGGCGTTGCGGGACCACGTCGTCCGCCCCGTGCTGTTCCTCACGTACTCCGGGTCGATGCGCTGGCGCACCAAGGCCGGCGACGAGGTCAGCGCCCGCCTGGGCGAGCCGCTGACCAAGGACATGACCGCGCAGGCGTGGCGCACGGCGCTCAACCCCGACGGCGAGTGGATCCCGTCCGTGATCGCCGCGGCCGACCGCCGGCTGACCGAGGTCCGCCGCACGGTCCCGGACGCCGGGGCCATGATCATCGCGACCGACCAGACCGACGCGCGCGCCTACGCCGGGCACATCGCCCGGCTCACCGGGAAGTCGCCGACGGTGGTGCTGTCCGACGACGACGGCGCGAGCGCCCGCATCGACGAGTTCTCCGCCTCCGACGAGCGCTGGCTGGTCGCGGTCCGCATGGTGTCCGAGGGCGTCGACGTCCCGCGGCTCGCGGTCGGCGTCTACGCCACCAGCACGTCGACGCCGCTGTTCTTCGCCCAGGCCATCGGCCGGTTCGTCCGTGCCCGCAAGCGCGGCGAGACGGCGTCGGTGTTCCTGCCGAGCGTCGCCCCGCTGCTCGCGCTGGCCAACAGCATGGAGGTCGAGCGGGACCACGCCCTCGACCGTCCGCTGACCGCGGAGGAGCAGGGCGAGGGCTACAACCCCGAGGACGCGCTGGTCGCGCAGGCGAACCGCGCCGAGAAGGGGTCGGACGCCCTGCAGGGCACGTTCGAGGCGCTGGAGGCGCAGGCGTCGTTCGACCGCGTGCTGTTCGACGGCGGCGAGTTCGGCACGGGCGCGGACGTCGGCTCGGACGAGGAGCTCGACTTCCTCGGCCTGCCCGGCCTGCTCGACCCCGACCAGGTGACGACGCTGCTGCGGCAGCGCCAGGCGAGCCAGCAGAGCGCCAAGCGGTCCAAGGCGCAGCCCGCCGAGGACCGGGCCGAGATGGACCACCGCAAGCAGGCCGAGCTGCGCAAGGAGCTCGCCCAGCTGGTGGGCGCCTGGTCCCGCAAGAGCGGCCAGCCGCACGGCGCAGTGCACACGGAGCTGCGGCGCCGGTGCGGCGGGCCGGAGGTGGCCCTGGCGGACCCGAAGCAGCTCGAGGCGCGCGTGGCGATGCTGCGCGGGTGGTTCGTCGGCAAGCGCTGA